One window of Poseidonibacter antarcticus genomic DNA carries:
- a CDS encoding beta-ketoacyl-ACP synthase II translates to MKRVVITGLGTINSIGHNVEDSFKAVVAGECGIDTITLFDIEQFPVKIAGEVKNFDPTTVMDKKEVKKADRFIQLGIKAAKEAMMDCGLAGEDGKVSAADANRFGVISASGIGGLSTIEKNSVVCNTRGPRRISPFFIPSSLVNMLSGFISIEHGLKGPSLSHVTACAASTHALNDAVKTISLNGADRILVVGAESAICGAGMGGFAAMKALSTRNDDPKTASRPFDIDRDGFVMGEGSGALVVETLDSALARDAKIYCEIIGFGESADANHITAPVMDGPLRAMQAAVAMASANLGEDVKIDYINSHGTSTPVGDVNEAQAIVELFNGVENCPPVTSTKGQIGHCLGAAGAIEAIFAIKALNEGIIPPTINIKNQDPECPLDCVPDTARKVELTTVMSNNFGFGGTNGSVIFKKYEA, encoded by the coding sequence ATGAAAAGAGTAGTTATAACTGGATTAGGAACTATCAATTCAATAGGGCATAATGTTGAAGATTCATTTAAAGCTGTTGTTGCTGGTGAATGTGGTATTGATACAATCACACTATTTGATATAGAACAATTCCCTGTAAAAATAGCTGGTGAAGTTAAAAACTTTGACCCTACAACTGTAATGGATAAAAAAGAAGTAAAGAAAGCTGACAGATTTATTCAACTAGGTATTAAAGCAGCTAAAGAAGCTATGATGGATTGTGGTTTAGCTGGTGAAGATGGAAAAGTATCAGCAGCTGATGCTAATAGATTTGGTGTTATTTCAGCTTCTGGAATTGGTGGTTTATCTACAATTGAAAAAAACTCTGTTGTATGTAATACTAGAGGACCTAGAAGAATTTCACCATTTTTTATTCCTTCATCTTTAGTGAATATGCTAAGTGGATTTATTTCAATTGAACATGGATTAAAAGGTCCATCATTATCTCATGTAACAGCTTGTGCAGCTTCTACTCATGCTCTTAATGATGCAGTTAAAACTATTTCACTTAATGGTGCTGATAGAATTTTAGTTGTTGGTGCTGAGAGTGCTATTTGTGGTGCTGGAATGGGTGGTTTTGCTGCTATGAAAGCATTATCTACAAGAAACGATGATCCAAAAACTGCTTCAAGACCATTTGATATAGATAGAGATGGATTTGTTATGGGAGAAGGTTCAGGTGCACTTGTAGTTGAAACATTAGATTCAGCATTAGCACGTGACGCTAAAATTTATTGTGAAATTATTGGTTTTGGTGAATCAGCAGATGCTAATCATATTACAGCTCCTGTAATGGATGGACCTTTAAGAGCAATGCAAGCAGCAGTAGCAATGGCAAGTGCTAATCTTGGTGAAGATGTAAAAATTGATTATATTAATTCTCATGGTACATCAACTCCTGTTGGAGATGTAAATGAAGCACAAGCAATTGTTGAATTATTTAATGGTGTAGAAAATTGTCCACCTGTTACTTCAACAAAAGGTCAAATTGGTCATTGTTTAGGAGCAGCTGGCGCTATTGAAGCTATATTTGCAATTAAAGCATTAAATGAAGGAATTATTCCTCCAACAATTAATATTAAAAATCAAGATCCTGAATGTCCTTTAGATTGCGTTCCTGATACTGCTAGAAAAGTAGAACTAACTACGGTTATGAGTAATAACTTTGGTTTTGGTGGAACAAATGGTTCAGTGATTTTTAAAAAGTATGAAGCATAA
- a CDS encoding histidine triad nucleotide-binding protein produces MCIFCKIVKGEIPNQTILEDENFLAFNDINPARKIHVLIIPKEHYDSFDVIPPKIMASMTEFIHKVASKLEIRKSGYRLITNIGEDGGQEVPHLHFHLLGGEKVGRLVR; encoded by the coding sequence ATGTGTATATTTTGTAAAATTGTAAAAGGTGAAATACCAAATCAAACGATATTAGAAGATGAAAATTTTTTAGCATTTAATGATATAAATCCAGCAAGAAAGATTCATGTATTAATTATCCCAAAAGAGCATTATGATTCATTTGATGTAATACCTCCAAAAATTATGGCAAGTATGACAGAGTTTATTCATAAAGTAGCTTCTAAATTAGAAATTAGAAAAAGTGGTTATAGATTAATTACAAATATTGGAGAGGATGGAGGACAAGAAGTTCCTCATTTACATTTTCATTTATTAGGTGGAGAAAAAGTAGGTCGTCTAGTTAGATAA
- the accA gene encoding acetyl-CoA carboxylase carboxyl transferase subunit alpha: MATYLEFEDKIKKIEDDIIIARTKADEPAVEILEKKLEKEVEKTFKNLSDYQKLQLARHPDRPYAMDYINGLLTNAYEIHGDRHYVDDTAIVCYLGYINNQKVMVIGEQKGRGTKDKLYRNFGMPNPEGYRKALRAAKMAEKFQIPILMLVDTPGAYPGLGAEERNQSEAIARNLCEFADLTTPTVSIVIGEGGSGGALAISIADKLAMMRYSVYAVISPEGCSAILWSDSTKVETAANALKITSDNLKELNLVDDIINEPLIGAHRQKEEAIRALGEYFITSVNELKLLTAEERHEKKYAKIMALGSFHEDK; the protein is encoded by the coding sequence TTGGCAACTTATTTAGAATTCGAAGATAAGATAAAAAAAATAGAAGATGATATCATAATAGCAAGAACAAAAGCTGATGAACCTGCAGTTGAAATCTTAGAAAAAAAACTTGAAAAAGAAGTTGAAAAAACTTTTAAAAATTTAAGTGACTATCAAAAACTTCAATTAGCACGTCACCCTGATCGACCTTATGCAATGGATTATATCAATGGTTTATTGACTAATGCTTATGAAATCCATGGAGATAGACATTATGTAGATGATACTGCAATTGTATGTTATCTTGGATATATCAATAATCAAAAAGTTATGGTTATTGGAGAGCAAAAAGGAAGAGGTACTAAAGATAAATTATATAGAAATTTTGGAATGCCAAATCCAGAAGGATACAGAAAAGCATTAAGAGCTGCAAAAATGGCAGAAAAATTTCAAATTCCTATTCTTATGTTAGTTGATACTCCGGGTGCATATCCAGGATTAGGAGCTGAAGAGAGAAATCAAAGTGAAGCAATCGCTAGAAACTTATGTGAATTTGCTGATTTAACAACACCTACAGTATCAATTGTAATTGGTGAAGGTGGTTCAGGTGGAGCATTAGCGATTTCTATTGCTGATAAACTTGCAATGATGAGATACTCAGTATATGCTGTAATTTCACCTGAAGGTTGTTCTGCAATTTTATGGAGTGATTCTACAAAAGTTGAAACAGCTGCAAATGCATTAAAGATTACATCTGATAATCTAAAAGAATTAAATTTAGTTGATGATATAATTAATGAACCATTAATTGGTGCTCATAGACAAAAAGAAGAAGCTATTAGAGCTTTAGGTGAATATTTTATTACTTCTGTTAATGAATTAAAATTATTAACAGCAGAAGAAAGACATGAAAAAAAATATGCAAAAATCATGGCTTTAGGATCTTTTCACGAAGATAAATAA
- the aroA gene encoding 3-phosphoshikimate 1-carboxyvinyltransferase → MEKFSIKKLDKAFDIEIDSIASDKSISHRCAMFSLFSDKTSYIKNYLTAEDTLNTLSIVEQLGAKIKRNGSSVEITPTSKLTEPKDVLDCGNSGTAMRLFCGLLASVDGAFTLVGDKYLMNRPMSRVANPLRSIGALIDGRENGNKAPLFIRGVKELTPFSYHSPVDSAQVKSAMILAALRATGICKYKENELTRDHTERMLKGMGAKLVNDKNGFINIHPLTGTLKPLNITVPTDPSSAFFFALAAAITKDSRVLIKNVTLNPTRIEAYHVLKRMGVIVNFIEKENVYEPIGDIEVINNELNAVNVSENISWLIDELPALSIAMSLAKGKSTVSNAKELRVKESDRITAVVSNLKLCGVDYKEYEDGYEINGGKIQKAVINSSGDHRIAMSFAIAGLNSDMEIEDTQCIDTSFPNFKEILDSLY, encoded by the coding sequence GTGGAAAAATTTAGTATAAAAAAACTAGACAAGGCATTTGATATTGAGATTGACTCAATTGCAAGTGATAAATCAATATCTCATAGATGTGCAATGTTTTCACTTTTTTCTGATAAAACATCTTATATCAAGAATTATTTAACAGCTGAAGATACATTAAATACACTTAGTATTGTTGAGCAATTAGGTGCAAAAATTAAAAGAAATGGGTCTAGTGTTGAAATAACTCCAACTTCAAAATTAACTGAACCAAAAGATGTTTTAGATTGTGGAAATTCTGGAACTGCAATGAGATTATTTTGTGGTCTTCTAGCATCAGTAGATGGAGCTTTTACCTTAGTTGGTGATAAGTATTTAATGAATAGACCAATGAGTAGAGTTGCAAATCCTCTAAGAAGTATTGGTGCTTTAATTGATGGTAGAGAAAATGGCAATAAAGCCCCATTATTTATAAGAGGAGTGAAAGAATTAACTCCTTTTTCTTATCATTCACCAGTTGATTCAGCTCAAGTAAAATCAGCAATGATACTAGCAGCCTTAAGAGCAACAGGAATTTGTAAATATAAAGAAAATGAATTAACAAGAGACCATACTGAACGAATGTTAAAAGGTATGGGTGCAAAACTTGTCAATGATAAAAATGGTTTTATAAACATACATCCATTAACAGGTACATTAAAACCTTTAAATATTACAGTACCAACTGATCCCTCATCTGCTTTTTTCTTTGCTCTTGCAGCTGCTATTACAAAAGATTCACGCGTTTTAATCAAAAATGTAACTCTAAACCCAACAAGAATCGAAGCATATCATGTTTTAAAAAGAATGGGAGTAATAGTAAACTTTATTGAAAAAGAAAATGTTTATGAACCAATAGGTGATATAGAAGTTATTAACAATGAATTAAATGCTGTTAATGTAAGTGAAAACATTTCATGGTTAATTGATGAACTTCCTGCTCTTTCTATTGCTATGAGTTTAGCAAAAGGTAAATCAACAGTATCAAATGCAAAAGAATTAAGAGTAAAAGAATCAGATCGAATAACTGCAGTAGTAAGTAATTTAAAGCTTTGTGGTGTTGATTATAAAGAATATGAAGATGGTTATGAAATTAATGGTGGTAAAATCCAAAAAGCAGTTATTAATTCATCAGGTGATCATAGAATTGCAATGAGTTTTGCAATTGCAGGATTAAATAGTGATATGGAAATTGAAGATACACAATGCATTGATACATCATTTCCAAACTTTAAAGAGATTTTAGACTCTTTATATTAA
- the pheS gene encoding phenylalanine--tRNA ligase subunit alpha yields the protein MTELIEKISNAASLEELENLRIETLGKKGILTLEFAKMKSIPNEEKKAFAQNLNEQKAKITNAIEDRKVILEKEALNKKLQNEKIDVTRFNNELSCGATHPVVETMDRIVTYFQNLNFAVEVGPLVEDDFHNFEALNLPKYHPARDMQDTFYNKDYTLLRTHTSPVQIRTMLKQNTPIRMIAPGTVFRRDFDITHTPMFHQIEALVVDEADKISFANLKHVLVEFLQHMFGDVEVRFRPSFFPFTEPSAEVDISCVFCKGEGCRVCSHTGWLEVLGCGVVDQNVFKAVGYENKSGYAFGLGVERFAMLIHNIGDLRSLFESDTRLLGQFR from the coding sequence GTGACAGAGTTGATTGAAAAAATAAGCAATGCAGCCTCACTTGAAGAGTTAGAAAACCTTAGAATAGAAACACTTGGTAAAAAAGGTATTTTAACTTTAGAGTTTGCAAAAATGAAAAGTATTCCAAATGAAGAAAAAAAAGCTTTTGCTCAAAACCTAAATGAACAAAAAGCAAAAATTACTAATGCGATTGAAGATAGAAAAGTAATTCTAGAAAAAGAAGCATTAAATAAAAAACTTCAAAATGAAAAGATTGATGTAACAAGATTTAATAATGAATTATCTTGTGGAGCAACACATCCTGTAGTTGAAACTATGGATAGAATTGTTACATATTTTCAAAACTTAAACTTTGCAGTGGAAGTTGGTCCTTTGGTTGAAGATGATTTTCATAACTTTGAAGCATTAAATTTACCGAAATATCATCCTGCACGTGATATGCAAGATACTTTTTATAACAAAGATTACACTCTATTAAGAACACATACATCACCTGTTCAAATTAGAACAATGTTAAAACAAAATACACCTATTAGAATGATAGCTCCAGGGACAGTATTTAGACGTGATTTTGATATTACTCATACACCAATGTTCCACCAAATTGAAGCATTAGTTGTTGATGAAGCTGATAAAATCTCATTTGCAAACTTAAAACACGTATTAGTAGAATTTTTACAACATATGTTTGGGGATGTAGAAGTTAGATTTAGACCATCATTTTTCCCATTTACTGAACCATCAGCTGAAGTTGATATTTCATGTGTATTCTGTAAAGGTGAAGGATGTAGAGTTTGTTCGCATACAGGATGGCTTGAAGTTTTAGGTTGTGGTGTTGTTGATCAAAATGTATTCAAAGCAGTTGGCTATGAAAATAAATCTGGTTATGCATTTGGATTAGGTGTTGAAAGATTTGCAATGCTTATACACAATATTGGAGATTTAAGATCATTATTTGAAAGTGATACAAGATTATTAGGACAGTTTAGATGA
- the pheT gene encoding phenylalanine--tRNA ligase subunit beta, producing the protein MIITRTWIEEFIDIKDISTDDICKTLNSIGLEVDSLEQISIAPKVVVGKVLEKVKHPDADKLNICQVDIGTEIVQIVCGAKNVDAGQFVPVATVGCRLSADFKIKKAKLRGVDSIGMICSSTELGLAKLNDGILELDDSIGELVLGRELSEYKLLNDDIIEIELTANRGDCLSINGVARELSAYYNIPMYSFENKITYNELGIGQILEIQAKNIDSSLTFKAIDLKTYKLDLISKLRTAIIGKYEENNDLQNSLTYATHCTGVLLNAYSKNQAKEDNTLSLFEIKKDENGFDTVYGKEQLSTICIDHKKVDLNDTTFIVEASYINPEKLCMQVFETKISTGDVYYKSSRGSEPDIHYGIDYLTTFLSTHGASIYKGNESFIEDSQKATLDITMNKVNSIIGQEIPELEVERILSSLGFEVKNGLNDILNVKIPFFRHDIKNIADVTEEIVRIVGIDNIKAKPLAIDEVNRINHTTNDLVKKNKLRLKACENGFNETLTYVFASRENLEKYSFPVVKEELDILNPIVKELNTYRTTMLLNLLEACASNYKIGAKSTSFFEIGTIFDVNRNESKAISFIQTGAGELEDVKNAGKPQNIDLFKFAKKILNTIGKFDLEPMTKIENDFIHPYQNANVIVDGEIIGFISKVHPSVCEDYDLSDTFVAQIDFDLIKNDLVKTSGYSKFQASKKDLSIIAPKTLAYKEIKDVINSLNDTNIKQYNLIDIYNDENLGEHESLTIRFVLQNDEKTMEEEDITNSMNNILQALETKLSIGLRQ; encoded by the coding sequence ATGATTATTACAAGAACTTGGATAGAAGAATTTATTGATATTAAAGATATCTCAACTGATGATATTTGCAAAACATTAAACTCAATTGGACTAGAAGTAGATAGTTTAGAACAAATTTCAATTGCACCAAAAGTAGTTGTTGGAAAAGTTTTAGAAAAAGTTAAACATCCAGATGCTGATAAATTAAATATTTGTCAAGTTGATATTGGTACTGAAATAGTACAAATTGTTTGTGGTGCAAAAAATGTAGATGCAGGACAATTTGTACCAGTTGCAACTGTTGGATGTAGATTATCTGCTGATTTTAAAATCAAAAAAGCAAAACTTAGAGGTGTTGATTCAATCGGAATGATTTGTTCGTCAACTGAACTAGGTTTAGCAAAACTTAATGATGGTATTTTAGAATTAGATGACTCAATTGGTGAATTAGTACTTGGTCGAGAGTTAAGTGAATATAAACTTTTAAATGATGATATTATTGAAATAGAATTAACAGCAAATAGAGGTGATTGTTTAAGTATAAATGGAGTTGCTAGAGAACTTAGTGCTTATTATAATATTCCAATGTATTCTTTTGAAAATAAAATTACTTATAATGAACTTGGAATTGGACAAATTTTAGAAATACAAGCTAAAAATATTGATTCATCTTTAACTTTTAAAGCAATAGATTTAAAAACTTATAAATTAGATTTAATATCAAAATTAAGAACTGCAATAATTGGGAAATATGAAGAGAATAATGATCTTCAAAACTCATTAACTTATGCAACACATTGTACTGGAGTTTTATTAAATGCTTACTCTAAAAATCAAGCTAAAGAAGATAATACTTTAAGTCTTTTTGAAATTAAAAAAGATGAAAATGGTTTTGATACTGTTTATGGAAAAGAACAATTAAGTACTATTTGTATTGATCATAAAAAAGTAGATTTAAATGATACAACATTTATTGTTGAAGCATCATATATAAATCCAGAAAAACTTTGTATGCAAGTATTTGAAACAAAAATATCAACAGGTGATGTTTATTATAAATCATCTCGTGGTTCAGAACCTGATATTCATTATGGAATTGATTATCTAACAACTTTCCTTTCAACACATGGAGCTTCAATATATAAAGGAAATGAATCATTTATTGAAGATAGTCAAAAAGCAACATTGGATATTACTATGAATAAAGTAAATTCAATAATTGGTCAAGAAATACCAGAATTAGAAGTTGAAAGAATATTAAGTTCACTAGGTTTTGAAGTAAAAAATGGTTTAAATGATATATTAAACGTTAAAATTCCATTTTTTAGACATGATATAAAAAATATTGCAGATGTAACTGAAGAGATTGTAAGAATTGTTGGTATTGATAATATTAAAGCAAAACCTTTAGCAATTGATGAAGTAAATAGAATTAACCATACAACAAATGATTTAGTTAAAAAGAATAAATTAAGACTTAAAGCTTGTGAAAATGGATTTAATGAAACATTAACTTATGTATTTGCATCTAGAGAAAATTTAGAAAAATATTCTTTTCCTGTTGTAAAAGAAGAACTAGATATATTAAATCCAATTGTAAAAGAATTAAATACGTATAGAACTACTATGCTTTTAAATTTACTTGAAGCTTGTGCTAGTAACTATAAAATTGGTGCAAAATCTACTTCATTCTTTGAAATTGGAACAATATTTGATGTTAATAGAAATGAATCTAAAGCAATTTCTTTTATTCAAACAGGTGCAGGTGAATTAGAAGATGTAAAAAATGCTGGTAAACCTCAAAATATTGACTTATTCAAATTTGCAAAGAAAATTTTAAATACAATTGGGAAATTTGATTTAGAGCCAATGACAAAAATTGAAAATGATTTTATTCATCCATATCAAAATGCAAATGTAATTGTTGATGGAGAAATTATTGGATTTATTTCTAAAGTACATCCAAGTGTATGTGAAGATTATGATTTATCAGATACATTTGTTGCACAAATTGATTTTGATTTAATTAAAAATGATTTAGTTAAAACATCAGGTTATTCAAAATTCCAAGCATCAAAAAAAGATTTAAGCATAATTGCACCAAAAACATTAGCTTATAAAGAAATCAAAGATGTAATCAATTCTTTAAATGATACAAATATTAAACAATATAATTTAATTGATATTTATAATGATGAAAATTTAGGTGAACATGAAAGTTTAACAATTAGATTTGTTTTACAAAATGATGAAAAAACAATGGAAGAAGAAGATATAACTAATTCTATGAATAATATTTTACAAGCTCTAGAAACAAAACTTTCAATTGGTTTAAGACAATAA